CGTGTTTTGATATAAGTACACATACAAATCAGGTTTAACGATTTCTTTGTACATTAAATCAAACATTTTGCGGTATAACTTATACTCGTCATTGTGCAAGGTTACCTGAGCAAATATTAACGATTTAAAAATGTAATAATCAGAAACAATGAAGTTTTTGAATAAATCAAATTGTGCTAAATCATCAGAAAGTTGTTGGTAACGATCAGCCAAAAAACTCATTTCTAAAGGAAAAGCATAACGCTCTTCATCTTTATAAAACTTTGGTAAAAAAGGATTGTCAGCGAATCGTTCTAAAACAATTTTAGCATTAAATTCATCAGACATCATATTGGCTAGAGTTGTCTTTCCAGCTCCAATATTTCCTTCAATTGCAATGTAATTATACTTTTCTGCGATTGAAACAGGTCGAGTTAATTTTTCTTCAATTATTGAAATTTCAGAATCATCACTACAGTTTTTTAAACAAATACCAATTTGCTTTTTTTCTATAGGATGAATAAAAGTATTTGCGATTTCAGCCAAAGGAGCGAGAGCAAACTTACGTTCTAACATTCTTGGATGAGGGACAATAAGGTTTTTTGAGAAAATAATCTCATCATCAAAAAGCAAAATATCCAAATCAATCAATCGATCAGCATATTCGTTACTATCCTTGCGAACTCTTCCCAGTTCTTTTTCTATTTCTAAAAGTCTTGCGATGAGTTCTTCTGGAGGTAAGTAGGTAGATACTTTTATACAGGTATTATAAAAGTTATCACTATCAAATCCCCAAGATGCAGTTTCAAAAATAGAGGCAATACTTAAAACACTACCAACTTCTTCTGCAATAGCATCTATTGCTCTTTGTAGATTTTCAAGTTTATTTCCTTGGTTTGTTCCTAATGATAAGTATGTAATACGTTGTATTTTCAATGCAGATGAATATGAACACAAAGAAACAAAAAGCATAAAAAAAATCGTCAATTTTACTTGACGATTTTTTAATATTCTAAATATTTACAGAAGTCTTATGCTTCTTTTTTCTCTTCTCTAGGTTTTCTATCCTCTCTAGGCTTTTTGTCTTGTCTAGGTGGTCTAGGTAATAACGCTTTTCTAGAAACTTTCTCTTTACGAGTTTTAGGATCAACACCGAAGTATTTTACATCAACAATGTCTCCAATATTTACAACATCAGTTACGTTGTTCGTACGTTCCCAAGCTAATTCAGAAATATGTAATAAAACTTCATTTCCTGGAGCTTCAGTATATTCTACTACTGCACCAAAATCAAGAACTTTTACAACTTTAGTTTCGTAAACGCTACCTTTTTCTGGTTTAAAAGTAATTGCTTGAAGTCTAGTTAATACTTTGTCAATTCCTTCTTGACTAGTTCCTAAGATTTCAACAATTCCTTCTTCAGTAACTTCATCTTCATTAATTACAATTGTAGTTTCAGTTTCTTTTTGTAACTCTTGAATATGTTTACCTCCAGGTCCAATAACAGCTCCAATATATTCTCCAGCAATACGCATAGTAACCATTTTAGGAGCATGTGCTTTAACTTCTGCATTTGGAGTAGCAATTGTATCTGTTAATTTTTCTAAGATATGTAAACGTCCATCACGAGCTTGTTTTAAAGCTTTTACTAAAATCTCGTAAGAAAGACCTTTGATTTTAATATCCATTTGACAAGCAGTAATACCATCTGCCGTACCAGTTACTTTAAAGTCCATATCTCCTAAGTGATCTTCATCACCTAAAATATCAGATAAAACCGCATAACGATCACCATCAGAAATTAATCCCATAGCAATACCAGAAACTGGTTTTTTCAATTGTACACCAGCATCCATTAATGCCATTGTACCAGAACAAACAGTTGCCATAGAAGAAGAACCGTTACTTTCTAATACTTCAGACACTACACGAACAGTGTAAGGGCAATCGTCTGGCACCATTCCACTTAATGCACGTTGTGCTAAGTTTCCGTGTCCAATTTCACGACGCGAAGTACCTCTAATTGGTCTTGCTTCTCCAGTTGAGAATGGAGGGAAGTTATAATGTAAGTAGAAACGCTCTTCATCTTGAATAGTTGGAGAATCAATCATATTAGCATCTCTAGAAGTTCCTAAAGTAACTGTTGCTAATGCTTGAGTTTCCCCTCTCGTAAATATAGATGAACCGTGAGTTCTTGGTAAATAATCTACCTCACACCAAATTGGTCTAATATCTGTAGTTTTACGTCCATCTAAACGTAATCCTTCGTTTAATGTTAAATCTCTTACTGCTGCTTTATGAGCTTTACTAAAGTACTTAGAAACTAAATCTCCGATTTCTTCTAACTCTTCTTCAGTAAACATTGCTAAAACTTCTTCTTTAACTTCAGAAAAAGCTAATCCTCTTTCTTGTTTTGAAGTCCCTTTTTTAGCAATATCATAACACTTTTGGTAAGTTGCTTCGTGAATTTTAGCTGCTAATTCTTCATCTTCTGCCTCACCTTCATATTCACGAGTTTCTTTTTTACCAAATGCTTCTGCTAATTTAGTTTGAGCCTCACATTGTACTTTAATAGCTTCGTGTGCGACACGGATAGCTTCTGCCATTTCCTCTTCAGAAACCTCATCCATTTCTCCTTCTACCATTGCTACGAATTCACTAGAAGCACCAACCATTAAATCGATATCAGCTTCTTGTAATTGAGCTCTACTTGGGTTAATAATGAATTCTCCATTAACTCGTACTACACGTACTTCTGAAATTGGAGCTTCAAATGGAATATCTGATAATTGAATAGCTGTAGACGCTGCTAATCCTGCTAATGCATCTGGCATAACTTCTGGGTCATGAGACATTAATTGAATCATTACCTGAGTTTCTGCATGATAATCTTTTGGGAATAATGGACGTAAAACACGATCCACTAAACGCATTGTTAAAATTTCTTCGTTACTAGGTCTTGCTTCACGTTTCATGAAACCTCCAGGATATCTACCAGCTGCTGCAAATTTTTCTCTATAATCTACAGTTAAAGGTAAAAAATCAATTCCTGGGTTTGCAGTTCTTGCTGAAACTACAGTTGCCAATAACATTGTGTCTCCCATTCTTACAACAACAGAACCATCTGCTTGTTTTGCTAACTTTCCTGTTTCTAATGTGATAGTTCTTCCGTCTCCAAGTTCAATAACTTGGTTAAATACTTTTGGAATCATAAAATGTTTTTTTCTAATAAAAAATTACTCTTTGGTTGTTGTGTTGTGTGTGT
This genomic window from Tenacibaculum sp. 190524A05c contains:
- the folK gene encoding 2-amino-4-hydroxy-6-hydroxymethyldihydropteridine diphosphokinase, whose product is MKIQRITYLSLGTNQGNKLENLQRAIDAIAEEVGSVLSIASIFETASWGFDSDNFYNTCIKVSTYLPPEELIARLLEIEKELGRVRKDSNEYADRLIDLDILLFDDEIIFSKNLIVPHPRMLERKFALAPLAEIANTFIHPIEKKQIGICLKNCSDDSEISIIEEKLTRPVSIAEKYNYIAIEGNIGAGKTTLANMMSDEFNAKIVLERFADNPFLPKFYKDEERYAFPLEMSFLADRYQQLSDDLAQFDLFKNFIVSDYYIFKSLIFAQVTLHNDEYKLYRKMFDLMYKEIVKPDLYVYLYQNTERLLKNIQKRGREYEQDIEAAYLEKIHDGYTNFIKTQQDLNILVIDVSELDFVNNKVDYKTILNQIKDYS
- a CDS encoding polyribonucleotide nucleotidyltransferase, which produces MIPKVFNQVIELGDGRTITLETGKLAKQADGSVVVRMGDTMLLATVVSARTANPGIDFLPLTVDYREKFAAAGRYPGGFMKREARPSNEEILTMRLVDRVLRPLFPKDYHAETQVMIQLMSHDPEVMPDALAGLAASTAIQLSDIPFEAPISEVRVVRVNGEFIINPSRAQLQEADIDLMVGASSEFVAMVEGEMDEVSEEEMAEAIRVAHEAIKVQCEAQTKLAEAFGKKETREYEGEAEDEELAAKIHEATYQKCYDIAKKGTSKQERGLAFSEVKEEVLAMFTEEELEEIGDLVSKYFSKAHKAAVRDLTLNEGLRLDGRKTTDIRPIWCEVDYLPRTHGSSIFTRGETQALATVTLGTSRDANMIDSPTIQDEERFYLHYNFPPFSTGEARPIRGTSRREIGHGNLAQRALSGMVPDDCPYTVRVVSEVLESNGSSSMATVCSGTMALMDAGVQLKKPVSGIAMGLISDGDRYAVLSDILGDEDHLGDMDFKVTGTADGITACQMDIKIKGLSYEILVKALKQARDGRLHILEKLTDTIATPNAEVKAHAPKMVTMRIAGEYIGAVIGPGGKHIQELQKETETTIVINEDEVTEEGIVEILGTSQEGIDKVLTRLQAITFKPEKGSVYETKVVKVLDFGAVVEYTEAPGNEVLLHISELAWERTNNVTDVVNIGDIVDVKYFGVDPKTRKEKVSRKALLPRPPRQDKKPREDRKPREEKKEA